GCGAGGCGTGCGGCGCTCTCGCGCCAGCTGAAGCGCCGGACCCTAGTCCGGCCTGCACGGATGAGTCTTTCCCTCAGGTCTTCGTCGCGGATGAGACGTATCATCGTGGCACACATGTCCTCGGGGTCGAGGGGGTCGAAGAAGAGGGCGGCCTCACCGGCGATCTCGGGTAGGGAGGAGGTGTTTGCGCAGGCCACCGGGGTCGCGCAGGCCATGGCCTCGATGAGCGGGATGCCGAAGCCTTCATATAGTGACGGGTGAATCAGTGCATCGGCGGCGGAGTAGAGGGCCGCCAGGGCATGATCAGGGAGGTACCCGGTGAACACGATGGCGTCCGCCGCCGCGCTCGCGCGCGCGTAGGCCCTCACCTCGTCGGCGCGCTCTCGCTGCGGCCCGGCGAGGACGAGTCGGTGGGGCAGGGCGGTGGTGGCCTTCAGTCTGGAGAAGGCGTCCACAAGTCGCAGGTGGTTCTTGCCGGGATGCTCGACGCGCGCGACATAGAGCAGGTAGGGGCGGTCGACGGGGATGTGCGGGGCCAGCGAAAGGACGGCGGCTGACCTCGGCATGGGGCGCATGCGCCGCAGGTCGACCCCGTTCGGGATCACCGTGATCTGTTCCGCCGGGACACGCGCGAGGGAGGCGATGTCGCTGCGGCTGCTCTCGCTCACCGTGACGAGTCGGGAGAGCTGGCGGAGGGCGATGGGCAGGACGTGTCGCAGGTAGGCCTCGTGCACCTTGTCGTACTTGCCTGGCACGCGAAGCGCGGCGAGATCATGGACGACGCCGACGGTGGGGCAGGGGAGCCACAGCGGCGCGCGACGATTGGCTGCTGGCAGCAGCGCAGCGTCGAATCGTCTCCGAGCGACCGCGAGCGGCAGTCCGAGCTGCTGCCAGACGACGTTGGCGAGAGGGGGCTCCCAGCGGCTGTCGATGATGATTTCGTCGGACATGGACCCCTTCGTGAATGCAGCCAGCTCCTTGCGGGTGCCTGCGAGCGTGACGTGCATCCAGGGGGCGACCTCCGCCAGATGTGCGAGCATCTCCTGGAGGAACCGTCCTATTCCGGAGCGCCCCAGATCACAGCCAGCGGTGGGAATGAGAACCCGCATGCCAGACTCCTCTCGTCTCACCGCCGCCCCTGGGCGGTTGCGGTGCTTGCGAACATGATGCGCGAACGGGCGATGGTTGAAACGGCGCATGTCCCACGGTTTTTTGTCCACGTTGCCAGGCGTATCTATCGTGACTGAAGAAAACCCGTAGTGACAGGCATTTGCGTTTGAAAAACTTCGTTCAAACTGGCGTAGAAAAGGGTTGACAGCCCCAAGGGCCGATGCTATTATATGGGGGCGCTTTCAGGGGTAACCACCTCATGCAATCGTCGCAATCGCAGTCACAGTGCCGCTTCTGGCCTGCAGCTGACGGTGCAGGCGGTTGAGGTGGCTGGCACCGAAAGTCCATTCCGGAAGTCGGAACCCTTCGAAAGGGTGATACCTCTCGCGGCCTTCGTGGAGCGATAGGGTCCACGAAGACTCCAGGGAAGAGCAACTCTTCCCAAAGTCTGCCCTGAGTCCGACCTGACCTCGCGAGCGGAATGGCGGGCGCTTCCAGACCCACGTGGGATTGGAGAAAGGGGAGTTATTTTTTTTATGCCGACAATCAACCAGCTGGTGCGCAAGGGCCGCAAGCGCGTCGAAGTGAAGAGCAAGTCGCCCGCCATGCGCGTTTCGTACAACTCGCTTCGTCTGAAGCAGTTCTCCGTTCCGGGAGCGCCCCAGAAGCGTGGCGTGTGCACCCAGGTGCGAACCATCACGCCCAAGAAGCCGAACTCGGCGTTGCGCAAGGTGGCACGTGTGCGCCTGACCAACGGCGTCGAGGTGACGGCCTACATCCCTGGTGTCGGTCACAACCTGCAGGAGCACTCGGTGGTGCTCATCCGCGGCGGCCGCGTCAAGGATCTCCCGGGTATCCGCTACCACATCGTTCGCGGCTCGCAGGACACGCAGGGCGTTGTCAACCGCAAGCAGAGCCGCTCCAAGTACGGCACCAAGCGCCCCAAGGCTTCGGGCAAGTAGAAGCTGCACTTTCAGAAACTCATCGAGGAGGCGACCCATGCCCAGGAAGGGACCAGTTCCGAAGCGACCGATTCTGCCGGATCCCGTCTATCACGACACGACGGTGGCCCGCTTCATCAACAAGATCATGCTGCGCGGCAAGAAGAGTCTTGCCGAGCGCGTCTTCTACGGTGCACTTGACGTCATTGCCGAGCGCACCGGCAAGGATCCGCTTCGCGTGTTCAACCAGGCGCTCGAGAACGCGATGCCACTGGTCGAGGTGCGGCCGCGCCGCGTGGGTGGCTCGACCTACCAGGTGCCCATGGAGGTTCGCGCCGATCGTCGCATGAGCCTCGGCATGCGCTGGCTCGTCGGCTTTGCGCGCAAGCGCCCGGGCAAGACGATGACCGAGCGTCTCGCCAGCGAGCTCATCGATGCGTCGCAAGGCGCCGGTCAGTCCTGCAAGAAGCGTGAAGACACGCACAAGATGGCAGAGGCCAACAAGGCGTTCGCGCACTACCGCTGGTAGCGCAGCCCGTCGGGGAAGACGGGACCTGTGGCGCCTGCTCCCGGCCGTTCAGGCTGGGGCGGCGCCAACCCCATTCCACAGGGAAAACCCGGGGCACGTGCCCCGTTCGAAGGTTAGGTGCAACAGATGCTCGCCACGGCGACTGAACTCAAGAACATCCGCAACATCGGTATCGCGGCCCACATCGACGCGGGCAAGACGACGACCACCGAGCGCATCCTCTTCTACACGGGCCGCGTGCACCGCATCGGTGAGGTGCACGAGGGCGGCGCCACCATGGACTGGATGGTGCAGGAGAAGGAGCGCGGCATCACCATCACCTCCGCGGCCACGAGCTGCGAGTGGAAGGGATGCAACATCAACATCATCGATACGCCGGGTCACGTTGACTTCACCGTCGAGGTGGAGCGC
This genomic stretch from Pseudomonadota bacterium harbors:
- a CDS encoding glycosyltransferase family 1 protein; this translates as MRRFNHRPFAHHVRKHRNRPGAAVRREESGMRVLIPTAGCDLGRSGIGRFLQEMLAHLAEVAPWMHVTLAGTRKELAAFTKGSMSDEIIIDSRWEPPLANVVWQQLGLPLAVARRRFDAALLPAANRRAPLWLPCPTVGVVHDLAALRVPGKYDKVHEAYLRHVLPIALRQLSRLVTVSESSRSDIASLARVPAEQITVIPNGVDLRRMRPMPRSAAVLSLAPHIPVDRPYLLYVARVEHPGKNHLRLVDAFSRLKATTALPHRLVLAGPQRERADEVRAYARASAAADAIVFTGYLPDHALAALYSAADALIHPSLYEGFGIPLIEAMACATPVACANTSSLPEIAGEAALFFDPLDPEDMCATMIRLIRDEDLRERLIRAGRTRVRRFSWRESAARLAALLEDAVTRRAAAGQETVTATRNPSTPCRSFANPALPEPLRRHPRPQRP
- a CDS encoding 30S ribosomal protein S7, producing MPRKGPVPKRPILPDPVYHDTTVARFINKIMLRGKKSLAERVFYGALDVIAERTGKDPLRVFNQALENAMPLVEVRPRRVGGSTYQVPMEVRADRRMSLGMRWLVGFARKRPGKTMTERLASELIDASQGAGQSCKKREDTHKMAEANKAFAHYRW
- a CDS encoding 30S ribosomal protein S12, which encodes MPTINQLVRKGRKRVEVKSKSPAMRVSYNSLRLKQFSVPGAPQKRGVCTQVRTITPKKPNSALRKVARVRLTNGVEVTAYIPGVGHNLQEHSVVLIRGGRVKDLPGIRYHIVRGSQDTQGVVNRKQSRSKYGTKRPKASGK